The following proteins come from a genomic window of Thermoproteus sp.:
- a CDS encoding hydrogenase cytochrome b subunit, producing MKARVVGSLIATAITVGVSWVIVYYLSWIPLQQTWPQFWSFVATRGFALNNLEFWDLGVSVFFDVLILLVTAYSTYWTLGHFAVYASEYDRWRKLVVSPNKVDRWNVWQRVQHILMFVTFVVCAFTGFVAMYANEPYWRDFYINGVVSFSGSPPYFLFPSFTGPVTTIIFIHIISGIIMGVLVIAHFAYYGTRVLVDLAKRRPIMERWPILRLYTWGFVKYLVARSIWLVKPSYKLPEWTHKYDPEQLFEYWGVYWGIAILGIPGVLMAIWGPSAFDGLAFLFHTKEAVLAVSFLLIVHLTYTHFMPHIFPYNSTFHSGKMSLELAKEEHPLWYQAISREQK from the coding sequence ATGAAGGCGAGGGTAGTCGGGAGCCTCATAGCCACCGCAATAACCGTAGGGGTCTCTTGGGTAATTGTCTACTATCTGTCGTGGATACCGTTACAACAGACGTGGCCGCAGTTCTGGTCCTTCGTGGCCACTAGAGGCTTTGCCTTAAACAACCTCGAGTTTTGGGATTTAGGCGTAAGCGTCTTTTTCGACGTGTTGATACTATTAGTGACGGCATATAGCACCTATTGGACTTTGGGCCATTTCGCCGTTTATGCCAGTGAATACGACAGATGGAGGAAGCTAGTGGTCTCGCCCAATAAGGTGGACAGGTGGAACGTCTGGCAGAGAGTCCAACACATCTTAATGTTCGTGACATTTGTGGTATGTGCCTTCACTGGCTTCGTGGCCATGTACGCCAACGAGCCCTACTGGAGGGACTTCTACATAAACGGCGTGGTCTCCTTCTCGGGCTCGCCGCCGTACTTCTTATTCCCCAGCTTCACAGGCCCCGTCACCACGATAATTTTCATCCACATAATTTCGGGGATAATAATGGGGGTTTTGGTCATAGCGCATTTTGCCTATTACGGCACTAGGGTGTTAGTAGATCTAGCCAAGAGGCGGCCCATAATGGAGAGGTGGCCCATATTGAGGCTATACACTTGGGGCTTTGTGAAGTACCTAGTGGCTAGGTCCATCTGGTTGGTCAAGCCCTCGTATAAATTGCCCGAGTGGACCCATAAATACGACCCGGAGCAACTATTTGAGTACTGGGGCGTCTATTGGGGTATCGCCATATTGGGCATACCAGGCGTCCTGATGGCCATATGGGGGCCTTCGGCCTTCGACGGGCTCGCGTTCTTGTTCCACACGAAGGAGGCCGTGCTAGCTGTGTCGTTCCTACTCATAGTCCATTTGACCTATACGCACTTCATGCCCCACATATTCCCCTACAACTCCACGTTCCATAGCGGCAAGATGTCATTGGAGTTAGCCAAGGAGGAACACCCCTTGTGGTATCAAGCCATTTCCCGCGAACAGAAATAG